GCGCCGGCCCTGTTCATGCGCCCGGCGAAGCCGTTCGAGGAGCTGTACGACACGGGAAACGACCCCTTCGAGGTCAACAACCTCGCGGACGCGCCCGAACACCGCGAAACGCTCGAACGAATGCGCGCGCGGCTCGATGAGTGGCTGCTGGAGACGCGCGACCTGGGGTTCCTCCCGGAATCCGAGATGCACATCCGCGCCGCGGGCCGGCCTTTTCGCGAACTGGGTCTCGACGAGACGGAATTCGCATTGCCGCGCATCCTCGAAACCGCGCAACTGCCCCTGCGCGGGCCGGACGCCGCCCCGGAGCTGGTCGCGCGTCTGGATGACGCCGACAGCGCCGTCCGCTATTGGGCGGTCCTCGGCCTGACCGCGCTCGGCGCGAACACGGAAGAGGTTCGCGCGCGCCTGAACGCGCTGCTGGCCGATGCGTGCCCGTGCGTGCGCATTGCCGCGTGCGACGCGCTGCGTCACTTCGGGGATGCGTCCGCCGCCGTGCCCGCGCTGGCCGCGGCACTCGACAGCGACAACGAGTGGGTGCGCCTGCACGCGATGAACGTCTTGGACCGGACGCCCGATTTGCCCGCGCCCGCTCGCGAGGCCATGGCGGCCCGCAGCGAGGATTCCAACGAGTACGTCCGGCGCGTCGCGACGCACAAGCTCGAATAACGAGGGCTTCCTGGTTGTATTGTCCCGCGGAAACACAACCCGAGGTTATCCATGCGGCTTGTAACCATCGCTGCCTGCGCGCTGCCGCACGACGCCGACCTCGCGCGTCATGCGCTGGAAGGTCACGGCATTCGCGTGTATGTAGGAGATGCCTTCTTGCCCGCGGTCAATCCCATCTATAGCCGCGCGGCAGGCGGCATCAAACTGCAGGTGGCGGAAGAAGACGTCGAATGCGCCGTAGAGGTCCTTGGCCTTTGCAGGCCGGAACAGCGCTGTGGTCAGAAAGACGCATCCCTGACCTGTCCGCGCTGCGGCGGGAACAATACGCGCCGCATCCTATGGCCCGTCATTCTGGCTTTCTTCGTGACGCTCGGGTTCCTGCTTCCGTTCTTCTGGCGGCGGATTTCCGTGCGGTGCGTCGATTGCGACACGAAATGGCGCCCATAGCCGTCTGCGAGGCGACGCGCCCAATCCCTCTTACGGGTTCGTGCCCCAGATGTCCATGTCGCGGAACAGGCTGCGTCCGGGAAGACTCGCCAGATGCACGACGGTCGCGGCGATGTCCGCCGCGTGGAGGTACAGTCCCGGCCCTTCTTTAGGCCCCGTGTCTTCGCCCGTGTCGACGCTGCTCGGATTGAGCACCATGACGCGGATGTTGTGCTTGCGCACTTCGTAGAGGAGCGACTGGGAGAAACCCTGGAGCCCGAATTTGCTCGCGGCGTAGGCGCTGCAGCCGGGATCGCCCTTCTTGCCGCTCATGGAACCGATAATGAAGATATCGCCGCGCTTTCTTTCAATCATTCCCGGCAGAAACGCCTGCGTCGTGAGGAATACGCCGGTGAGGTTCGTGGCGATCACGCCGTTCCAGACTTCAAGCGGCATATCCACGACGTTGCCGCCCTGGAACACGCCCGCATTGTTCACCAGGATGTCCGGCGCGCCCAAGTCGCGCACGACGGCTTCGGCCAGGATACGGATGGCATCGGGGTTCCGCTGGTCGCACACGCAGGGCCGGCACCGCGCGCCGATCTCGCGCGCGCCGGCCTCCAACGTGCGCATTTCACGGCCAGTAATCGCCACGTTCGCGCCCGCCGCGTGCAGCGCCCGCGCGATGTGCTTGCCGATGCCGCGGCTGCCGCCGGTAACAACCGCGACCTTTCCTTTCAAGGGTGTCAGCGGCATTTTCTCTCTTCCTCCCGGTGCCGGCGCCCTCTTACGCCCCATCGGTTTGGTGCTGCAAGAGAAACCGTTCCAGCGTATCCGCGAATTCCTCGCGCATCATCGCGTTCATGTGCGTTGCCCCGTCGATCACGACCACCTCGATACCT
The sequence above is drawn from the Candidatus Hydrogenedentota bacterium genome and encodes:
- a CDS encoding SDR family NAD(P)-dependent oxidoreductase → MPLTPLKGKVAVVTGGSRGIGKHIARALHAAGANVAITGREMRTLEAGAREIGARCRPCVCDQRNPDAIRILAEAVVRDLGAPDILVNNAGVFQGGNVVDMPLEVWNGVIATNLTGVFLTTQAFLPGMIERKRGDIFIIGSMSGKKGDPGCSAYAASKFGLQGFSQSLLYEVRKHNIRVMVLNPSSVDTGEDTGPKEGPGLYLHAADIAATVVHLASLPGRSLFRDMDIWGTNP